The nucleotide sequence CGAAGACGTCACCGGTCTGCCACCGAACCGGCGGGTGGCCCGCGGTCTGGCCTACGTGCCACAGGGCCAGCAGTCCTTCGGGCAGCTGAGCACCTGGGAGAACCTGCAGGTCGTCGCGGACGGCAGGCGCCGCGGCCGGGCGCTGATCGACGAGTCGCTGGACCTGTTCCCGGCGCTGCGCGAGCTGCTCGGCCGGGCGGCCGGGTTGCTGTCGGGCGGCCAGCGCCAACAGCTCGCGATCGCCCGCGCGCTGATCACCGAGCCGCGGCTGCTGATCCTCGACGAGCCCACCGAGGGCATCCAGCCCTCGGTGGTGACCGAGATCGAACGCACCATCGTCGACCTCACCCGGCGTGGCGGGCTGTCGGTGCTGCTGGTCGAGCAGCACGTCGGGTTCGCGCTGGACGTCGCGGGCGGCTACTACGTGCTCGCGTCCGGCCGGGTACGCGCCTCCGGGGCCGGCGGCGGCGCCGCGGCCGTCGACGTGCGGTCGGCGATGGCGATCTGACAGTGGCGATCTGAGGGTGGCGATCTGAGGGTGGCGATCTGAGGGTGGGGACCTGACGGTGCGGGCCCGGCGCGCGACCACGGGCGGCTCGACGAGCGGGGCGTGGTCGTGCCGCCGGCCGCGGTGATCCCGGAGGGGGAGCCGCCCCCGCCGCTGCGCGAGCAGGTCTACGTGGCGCTGCGCGACGCCGTCCTGAACGGGGAGTTCCGGGCGGGCGAGCGGCTCACCGAGCCCAAGCTGGCGAAGCGGTACGGGATGTCCCGGACCCCGGTCCGGGACGCGGTCACCCGGCTGCTCGCCGACGGCCTGCTGCACCGCGAGGACTACGGCTACTCGGTGGTCGTGCCGAGCGTGGCCCGGGTCCGTGACCTCTACGAGGTCCGGATCGCGGTCGAGCTGCGCGGCATCGCCCGGTGCATCGAGAACCCGGGGGTCCGGCACGACCCGGCCGTGCTGGGGACCGAGCTGGAGTACTGGCACGGGTTGCGGGCCGCCCCACCCGGCCCCGCCCCGGAGTTCGTGCTCGCCGACGAGCGCTATCACGCGGCGCTGCTGTCGGCGTCCGGGAACGCCGAGCTGGTCGCCGTGCTGGCCGACGTGAACAGCCGGATACGCCGGGTCCGCATGCACGACTTCGTCGTCCCCGGCCGGATCGAGACCTCGATCGACGAGCACATCGAGATCGCCGAACGCATCCTCGACGGCCGGCTGGAGACCGCGCACCGGCTGCTGCACGAGCACATCGGTGCCTCGCTGGAGGACGTCGTCGAGCGGGTCACCCGCGCGCTCGTCGCGATGAACGCTCGCGAGACGGGCCCGCCCGCGCGCCGCTGATCCGTGCGCCCCAGATCCGTGCGCCCCGGGTCCGGGGGCGTCAGGAGACCTCGACGTCGCGGGCCGTCCGGCCGGCCGGGGTGAGGAGGTCGCGGTGCCGGTACACCACGACGAGAGCGGCCAGGGCTACGCCGTCGACCACCGCCACCGTCGTCAGCTCCGGGGAGCGGTACAGCAGGTGCAGCGCCACGAAACTGACCATGCTGGTACCGGCGGCGACGAGGGCCGGAGCGCACCAGCCGGGCCGGCGTACAGCAGCGACCAGACCGGCCCCGACGAGTGCGAGCAGGACACTGCGGTGGCGCAGCATGGTCAGCAGTGTCGGATCGTCGGAGACGGCCGCACCGTAGAGCGCACGCAGACCCGACGTGCTCAGGCCGACCAGGCCGGGGGCGAGATGCACCACCCCGATGGTGAGCATCAGTGCGCTGACCAGGTGTCTTCTGGTGATCGTCACGAACTATCGTCCTTTCGGTGTGGACCGGGATCGAGGGGATCGACGAGGCCGGACACGGCGTCGCCGGACCGGCGCGGGTGTGGGTCGGGTCGGGCTGGGCGGCCTACGTCGGCCCGTCGCTGCGGCTGGCCCCGCACCGGGGCGCGGTGACCTGCCTCGCACTGGGGATCGACGACGATCTGACCGTGGAGGTTGCGGAGCGGGCTCCGGTGACGGCCGGATCGGCACTGATCCCCGCCGGGTTGCGGCACCGGATCTCGACCGGCCCGGGGCGCGTAGCGTTCGTCTACCTGGAGCCGCGCGGTGCGGGTCACGTCGAGTGCGCGAGCCGGATGAGCCTCGGCGGCACCGCGGATCATCCGATCGCCGCAGGCCACGACCGTGAGGCCGCCCTGATCGAGTCCGCGCGGCGCGGGGACATCGAGACGATGCGGGCCCTCGCGATCGGGCCGGGCGGTGGCGGCGTCCCGGATCCCCGGATCGTCCGGGTGCTCGACCTGCTGCACCGCCCGGGTGGAGCCGACACACCGACCGCGGAGCTCGCTGCGAGGTCTCGGCTGTCGGTCGCGCACCTGTTGCGGGTCTTCGGACGAGAGGTCGGGGTCGGGTTGCAGGCATACCGCCGCTGGGCCCGGATGCGGACCGTCGCTGCGGTCCTCGCGGCCGGGGGCGATCTGACCCGGGCCGCGGCGGACGCGGGCTTCGCGACGCCGTCGCACCTGAGCTCGGCGTTCCGCACGATGTTCGGTCTGGCGCCCAGCCGCCTGCTCGGTGCCGGTTCCGGGGTCGGCATCGTGGTCCACGACGCCTCCGGCGCGCCGGCTCCGCCGTTCATCGGCCGGTCGCCCGGCCGATCGTCAGGTGGCGGAGGCACGGGTCAGGACCACCGTGGCCAGCAAGCCCGCGGCCACGATCTCGACCAGGGCGTAGAACCAGATCGGGTAGAACGCCGTCGGGCGGTCGAGTACCCGTGACACGACGCGGCCGAGGGCCATCCCGGCGAGCGCGCAGCCGACGGCCGTGAGGATCCCGTCGTGCAGTCCCGGAGAGATCAGGGCGAGACCGAGCGCAGCCGCGGTGGCCACGCCGAAACCGCCGTAGACGGCGCGGATCTCCGACCTGCTCTCCGGGTGCTCGACCACGATCCGGAAGGGCCGGGCCAGTGCGGCCGGCGCGGCGAGCGCGAAGACCCCCATCCCGGCGAAGAAGACCCCGACCAGCACCACGATGACGTTCACGCCCCACCGACCTCTCCGCCTCGAACGAGCCGAGGGGAGAGTGCCGTGCCGGGGGCGGGTGGCGCTGTCACGAATCTGCGCGCGAGTCACGACCACCCGACCGTGCTGGTCGTCCGATCGTCCACCGCCGCGCCCGGTGACCCGCTACCCGATCGCACAGCCCCGATCGCACAGCCCCGATCGCACAGCCCCGATCGCGCAGCCCCGATCGCGCAGCCCCGGCCGGCCGGGGCGGAGACAGCTTCCTAGCCGGCCGCGTCCACCGGATCCCGCCCGTTGCCGGCCGGCTTCCGCCGCGGCACCAGGTGCAGCACCGCGACCGCGAGCGCGCCCACCACCGCGCCGACGATCGCCGAGCCGACGGTGTTGGTGAGCCAGCCGAGGAACCCGCCGAGCGCCCCCGTCGCGTCGTGCACCAGCAGCTCGACGTGATGCACCACGGCGTACGGCGCGTGCAGACCCAGCTCGTCCGCGCCGACCAGCAGGATGTGCCCGCCGACCCACAGCATCGCCGCGATGCCGACCACCGACAGCACCGACAGCACGATCGGCATCGCCCGCACCAGCCCGCGACCGAAGGCGCTGATCGCCCCCGCGTCCCGCGCGGCGAGCGCGAGGCCGGCGTCGTCCATCTTCACGATCAGCGCGACGACGCCGTAGACCAGCACCGTGATCGCCACCGCCACCACCGCGAGGATGATCGCCCGGGACACGAAGCCCTCACCGGCGACCTCGTTCAGCGCGATCACCATGATCTCGGCGGAGAGGATGAAGTCGGTGCGGACCGCGCCGGCGACGACCGTCCGCTCGTGGCCGTCGGGATCGGCCGCGGCGGCCTCGTCCTTGGTCTCCGGATCGGGTTCGTGCCCGGCCAGCTTCTCCCAGATCTTCTCGGCGCCCTCGTAGCAGAGGTAGAGCCCGCCGAGCATCAGGATCGGGGTGAGCAGCCACGGCGCGAACTGGCTCAGCAGCAGCGCCACCGGCAGGATGATCAGGAGCTTGTTCCGCAGCGAGCCCTTGGCGATCCGCCAGATGATCGACAGTTCCCGCTCGGGGCGCAGGCCCTGCACGTAGCGGGGCGTGACGGCGGCGTCGTCGACGACCACCCCCGCCGCCTTCGCCCCGGCCCGCCCGGCGGCACCCGCGACGTCGTCGAGCGACGAGGCCGTCAGCCGGACGAGGGCGGCGACGTCGTCCAGCAGTGCGAAGAGCCCGCTCACCGGGCGTCCGAGGTCGGCACCGGCCCGAGCCTACGGCCCCGGTGTCGCGACGCAACGATGCAGGCCGGTGTCGCGCCCGCGGCCACCGGGACCGTGGGGTGCGCCACACCCGTCCGTGATCGGAGTATCCGGACGAACACCCCGCCGGGCCGGTAGGTTCCGATGATCACCTTGCGGGGTCGGCGCACGCGCCACCGGAGCCGCCGGGACGTCGAGGCCGTGCGGAGGGACCATGCCACGCCGGGCACCGCGGACCAGCAGGAAAGCACTGCTGACGATCGGTCTCGCGATGACGGTCGGAGTCCTGGTCGCGGCCGGTGCCACCGGCCCCACCCCGTCCAGGGTCTCGTTGTCGCTGCAGGAGACGGCCCAGCAGGACCCGCCCGCCCCGCCGGCGGTGACCGGCCCACCGCGGATGGAGATCGACGGACGGTTCTTCACCGCCGGCGGCGAGCCGCTGTTCTGGCTGGGTGACACCGCCTGGGCGCTGCTGGGCAAGCTGGACCGCTCGGACACGGTCCGCTATCTCGACGCCCGCAGCGAGCAGGGCTACAACGTGATCCAGACGGTGGCGATCTTCCCGCAGGCCGGTGCGAACCGGCCGATCCGCGGCGACGTGAGGAGCGCGCCCGAGCACGAGGACTTCTGGGACAACGTCGGCTTCGTCATCGACGCCGCCGCCGAGCGCGGGATGTACCTGGCCATCCACCCGGTCTGGGGGGACAAGCAGACCGGCTCGGTGGTGAACGAGGGCAACGCCCGCGACTACGGCCGCTTCCTCGGCGAGCGGTTCGGCGACCGGGACAACGTCACCTGGACCCTGGGCGGTGACCATCCGGCGGGCGGCGAGGAACGCCTGTGGGGCAACCTCGCCGACGGCCTCCGGGCGGGCGGGGCGACCCAGCTGACGACGTATCACCCGCAGGGCGACCAGACCTCGGCCCAGTGGTTCGCCGGGGCCGACTGGCTGGACTTCCACATGATCCAGGGCGGGCACTGCCTGCGGTACGGCGTCCGGCAGCGGCTCGTCGACACCACCTACGACGCCCGGCCGGCGAAGCCGTTCATCGACGGCGAGCCGATCTACGAGGAGCACCCGTACTGCTGGGAGTCCGATCGCGGCTTCTCCACCGCGCAGGACGTCCGGCGCGACGCCTGGTGGGCGGTCCTCGGGGGCGCCGCCGGGCACACCTACGGCGCGCACTCGGTGTGGCAGTTCAACGACGGCGGACGTGGGGAGCTGGGCGCCCGCGGCAGCTGGACCGATGCGCTGCGCCTGCCCGCCGGAGGCCAGATGGCCCACCTGCGGGAGCTGATGGAGTCGCTGCCGTTCCAGCTCGGCGAGCCGGACCAGTCGGTGATCACCTCGGAGACCGGCTCCGGCAAGGACCGGATCGTCGCCAACCGCGCCTCGGACGGCTCCTACGTGCTGGTCTACTCGCCCGCCGGCGGTGACTTCGCGCTGGATCCGGCCGCGACGGCCGGTCTGACGAGCCTGCGCTGGTTCGATCCGCGCACCGGCGCGTTCCAGGACGCGGCGCCGGGAGAGCGGTTCGATCCGCCGTCCGGCGAGGACTGGGTGCTGCTGCTGCGCCGGTGAGCGGGGCCCCACGGTCCGGGACCGCGCCCCGGCGTCGCCCGGCGGCTCAGCCCAGCACGTCGTAGGCGACGAGCACGTCGTCCTCGACCGAGTGCAGGCAGGCCCGGCGCAACGCGATCCCGTCGGCGACCCGGTGTACCCCGAGGTCCCCGATGGCCTCGACCCCGGTGCCGATGATCCGGGGCGCGATCCCGACGACGATCCGGTCGGCGAGCTCCGCCGCGAGCAGCGCGGTCAGCAGCCTGGCCCCGCCCTCGACCATCACCGAGCGGATCCCCTCGGCGTGCAGCACCGCCAGCGCGGCGGGCAGGTCGACACCGCCCGGCGCGGCCGGGACCTCCCGGATCCCGGCCCCGGCCCGGCTGATCCGTTCGCGATCGGCGGCCGACGCGCGCGCCGTGGTGATCAGCACGGTGTCCGGCGGCCCGCTGAGCACCTGTGCCCCGGTCGGGGTGCGCAGGGTGCTGTCGATGACCACGCGCAGCGGGGACTCTCCCGGCACCAGCCGGACGTCGAGCCGGGGATCGTCGCGTACCGCGGTCCCGGAGCCGACGACGACGGCGTCGCAGCGGGCCCGCACGGCGTGCGAGACGGCCCGCTCCGGCTCGCAGCTGATCCACTTCGAGTCGCCGCCGACGGCCGCGATCCGGCCGTCGAGGGTCTGCGCGTACTTCAGGACGACGTGCGGCCGGCCCCGGTGTGCGCGGAACGGCCCGACGAGCTCGGCGGCCACGGACTCGGCGGTGGTGGCGGTACCGGTCATGGGGCCCTCCGGTCGGGGACGGTGTCGGTGCGCTGGACAGGATGACCCCACCACGATCGGGTGAGCGCGAGAACGCCGGGCAGGCAACCGACCAGGCTCAGCAGGCCGAACAGCACCGCGGTGGCGAACCCGGCGGCCGGGTCCAGCGCGGCGGCGCCGAACATCCCCGCCGTGACGCCCTCGCGAGGACCCCAGCCGCCGACGTTCAGCGGGATCACCATCGCCAGCAGCCCGAGCACGAGCAGCGGCAGCAGCACGGGGAGCGGGGCGTCGACGCCTGCGGTGCGGGCGGCGACGACGAACAGCGCGAGATGGCAGCCGAGCCCGATCAGCGAGAGCGCGACGACCGCGGGTCCGCGGTCGCGGGACAGCAGGACGATCCGGACGTCGTCGAACCAGCCGCGCAGACCCGGCTGCGCGCCCGGCCCGGTCCGCGTCCGGTAGAGCACCACGACGATCACCACGAGCAGCACCGGCACCAGCAGCGCCGTCGGATGCCCGGTGACGACGGCGAGCAGCGCGAGACAGCCCAGGAGCACCACGAGCTGTCCGCCGGCCCGTTCGAGGACGACGGCGCGGAACCCGGCCCGTCCGCCCGCGGTGGGCAGGCCGTGCGCGACCGCCCGGTGCGCGTCACCGAGCAGCCCGGCGGGCAACACCGAGTTGAGCAGCTGCGCCCGGTAGGTGTCGGCGACGGCGGTGCCCAGCGGCACCGGTGCGCCGATCCCGCGGGCGACGACGTACCAGCGCAGCGCGGTGCACACGGTGGCCACCAGGCCGAGCAGCAGCGCCACCGCCAGTACCGCGGGGGTCAGCGAGCGCAGCCCGTGCAGGAGCTCGGTGGTGCCGAGCTGGGTGGCCAGCAGGGCGAGCACCCCGATGGTGACCGCGACCCGCAGCAGCACGCCCGCCGCGGCGCTCATCGCAACGCCGCCGGACGGGTGCCGGCGAGCGCGGCGTCCACCTCGGCGACGGCGAGGTCCCAGCCCCGGAGGGTGTCCCGGCGGGCCAGTGCGAGCTCGCGGGCCCGCTGCCGCAGGCCGGGATCGGTCAGCCAGCGGCGCAGCGCGGTGGTGAGCCCGGCCGGGTCGCCGGTCGGCACCAGCAGCTCCGGTACGGCGGCCTCGCCGAGCGCGTCCGGCAGCCCGCCGGTCCGGCCGGCGAGCACCGGGATCCCGCGGGCGAGCGCCTCGGTCACGACCATCCCGTAGGACTCCACCCGCGACGGCGCGACGAGCAGATCGGCGACCGCGTACTCGGCGTCCAGCGCGGCCCCGGAGCGCGGCCCGGCGAGGATGATCCGCCGCTCCAGGCCACGCTCGCCGAGCGTGCGGCGCAGCGCAGCGCCGAACCCGGGGCTCCGGCGTTCGGGGCCGACGATCCGGCACCGCCAGTCGTGCTCGCGCACCGCGGTGAGCGCGTCGACCAGCAGGTCGTGACCCTTGGTGGGGCCCAGCGACCCGACGCTCAGCAGGCTGCCCGCGCCGTCGGTGCCCGGCGCGATCTCCGCCGGTGCGGTCCCGGGCACGGCGACGTGCACCGCGGCCGGATCGAGTCGGTGCCGCCCGGCCAGCCGGTCCGCGGTCCACGGGCTGGTCGCGATCACCGCCCGGGCCGCTCGCAGCACCGGCCCCTCCCGCTCCGGCAGTCCGGCGGGCGCGCCAGGTTCCTCGCCGAGCGGGAGATGGACGAGCACGACCACGTCGAGCCGTGCCGCCTCGGGCACCAGCACCTCGGGCACCGCACAGGCGACCAGCCCGTCGAGCAGCACCGTGGCGCCGTCCGGCAGCGCCGCCAGCTCCCGGGCCAATCGGGCGCAGCTCGCCGGCCCCGGCTCCGGCCAGTCGCCGGGCAGTGTGACCTGGTGCACCGGTCTCCCGGTGCGGCGCAGGCCGTCCCGGATCCGCCGGTCGTAGGCGTTGCCTCCGCTGGGGCGCAGCGGATCGTCGACGTCGCCGGGGACCAGCAGGTGCACCGCCGTCGGAGATCCCGCAGCCGCAGGTCCTGCCGTCACAGGTCCCGCTCGTAGGCGGCCGAGGCCACGTGCGACTCGCTCAGCGACACGGCCAGCCCGGCCAGCCCACGCGCGCCCTCGCCGAGCGCCCCGGCGTGCACCCGCTCGGCGAGCCGGTCGGCGACCACCTTCGCCAGGAACTCGGTGGAGGTGTTGACGCCGTCGAACACCGGCTCCTCGTCGAGATTGCGGTAGTCGAGCTCGGCCAGGATCGCCTTCAGCTCGTCGGTCGCCCGGCCGATGTCGACGACGATGCCGTCGGCGTCGAGCTCGCGGCGGCGGAACGTGGCGTCCACGACGTAGGTGGCGCCGTGCAGCCGCTGCGCGGGTCCGAACACCTCCCCACGGAAGCTGTGCGCGATCATGAAGTGGTCACGGACGGTGATGCTGAACATGCAGTCTCCTCACGGGGATGGCGGGGGGTCCCCGTAGTCCACACGGATGGCGAGCGCGTCCCGTTCACCGCCCGCCGCGATCCGATCCAGTGCGGCGGGGAGATTGTCGAACCGGACGTCGCCGGTGACGATGCTGTCGAAGGCCGGATCGGTGAGCAGCCCGAGTGCGACGGCCAGGCGGTCGGCGTGGCTGCGCCGTCCGCGCCGGGCGGGTGCGACGGCGCCGACCTGGCTGGACCGGATCGCCAGGCGGCGGGAGTGGAAGTCGGAGCCGAGCGCGACCGTGACCGGCCGGTCGCCGTACCAGCTCAGCTCCAGCACCGTCGCCTCGTCGGCGAGCAGCTCCAGCGAGCGGCTCAGGCCCTCGCCGGTGCCGCTGGTGTGCACGACCAGGTCGCGGCCGGTCCGGGCGTCGGCGGGCCGGGCGAACCCGGCGCCGAGCCGCTCGGCGATCCGCGAGCGGGACCCCAGCACGTCCACGATCTCGACGTCGACACCGGGGATCCGGGCCAGCAGCGCGGCGACGCAGCAGCCGACCGGGCCCGCCCCGACCACGCTGACCCGGTCGCCGAGCAGCGGTGCCGCGTCCCACAGCGCGTTGACCGCGGTCTCGACGGTGCCGGCGAGCACCGCGCGGGCGGCGGGCACGTCGTCCGGGACGGGCACCACCGCGGCGGCCGGGACGACGTAGCGGGTCTGGTGCGGGTAGAGGCAGAACACGGTGCGCCCGAGCAGCTCGGCCGGGCCGTGCTCGACGACGCCGACGTTGAGGTACCCGTACTTGACCGGCCCGGGGAACGCGCCGTCCTGGAAGGGGGCGCGCATCCGGTCGTACTCGGCGGGCGGGACCCCGCCGCGGTGCACCAGCCCCTCGGTGCCGCGGCTGATCCCGGTGTGCAGGGTGCGGACGAGCACGTCGTCCGGGCCCGGCGCGGGCAGTTC is from Pseudonocardia autotrophica and encodes:
- a CDS encoding lysylphosphatidylglycerol synthase transmembrane domain-containing protein, encoding MSAAAGVLLRVAVTIGVLALLATQLGTTELLHGLRSLTPAVLAVALLLGLVATVCTALRWYVVARGIGAPVPLGTAVADTYRAQLLNSVLPAGLLGDAHRAVAHGLPTAGGRAGFRAVVLERAGGQLVVLLGCLALLAVVTGHPTALLVPVLLVVIVVVLYRTRTGPGAQPGLRGWFDDVRIVLLSRDRGPAVVALSLIGLGCHLALFVVAARTAGVDAPLPVLLPLLVLGLLAMVIPLNVGGWGPREGVTAGMFGAAALDPAAGFATAVLFGLLSLVGCLPGVLALTRSWWGHPVQRTDTVPDRRAP
- a CDS encoding DUF808 domain-containing protein, producing the protein MSGLFALLDDVAALVRLTASSLDDVAGAAGRAGAKAAGVVVDDAAVTPRYVQGLRPERELSIIWRIAKGSLRNKLLIILPVALLLSQFAPWLLTPILMLGGLYLCYEGAEKIWEKLAGHEPDPETKDEAAAADPDGHERTVVAGAVRTDFILSAEIMVIALNEVAGEGFVSRAIILAVVAVAITVLVYGVVALIVKMDDAGLALAARDAGAISAFGRGLVRAMPIVLSVLSVVGIAAMLWVGGHILLVGADELGLHAPYAVVHHVELLVHDATGALGGFLGWLTNTVGSAIVGAVVGALAVAVLHLVPRRKPAGNGRDPVDAAG
- a CDS encoding DUF4345 domain-containing protein, with translation MNVIVVLVGVFFAGMGVFALAAPAALARPFRIVVEHPESRSEIRAVYGGFGVATAAALGLALISPGLHDGILTAVGCALAGMALGRVVSRVLDRPTAFYPIWFYALVEIVAAGLLATVVLTRASAT
- a CDS encoding zinc-dependent alcohol dehydrogenase; the protein is MTRGQPRDRAYWLVEPGHGEIRDVELPAPGPDDVLVRTLHTGISRGTEGLVHRGGVPPAEYDRMRAPFQDGAFPGPVKYGYLNVGVVEHGPAELLGRTVFCLYPHQTRYVVPAAAVVPVPDDVPAARAVLAGTVETAVNALWDAAPLLGDRVSVVGAGPVGCCVAALLARIPGVDVEIVDVLGSRSRIAERLGAGFARPADARTGRDLVVHTSGTGEGLSRSLELLADEATVLELSWYGDRPVTVALGSDFHSRRLAIRSSQVGAVAPARRGRRSHADRLAVALGLLTDPAFDSIVTGDVRFDNLPAALDRIAAGGERDALAIRVDYGDPPPSP
- a CDS encoding GntR family transcriptional regulator encodes the protein MVVPPAAVIPEGEPPPPLREQVYVALRDAVLNGEFRAGERLTEPKLAKRYGMSRTPVRDAVTRLLADGLLHREDYGYSVVVPSVARVRDLYEVRIAVELRGIARCIENPGVRHDPAVLGTELEYWHGLRAAPPGPAPEFVLADERYHAALLSASGNAELVAVLADVNSRIRRVRMHDFVVPGRIETSIDEHIEIAERILDGRLETAHRLLHEHIGASLEDVVERVTRALVAMNARETGPPARR
- the urtE gene encoding urea ABC transporter ATP-binding subunit UrtE; the encoded protein is MSGPMLLVDAVDVAYGRTTVVHGVTVEVPADGVTSVLGHNGAGKTTLLRAAAGLLPVTAGRVLLDGEDVTGLPPNRRVARGLAYVPQGQQSFGQLSTWENLQVVADGRRRGRALIDESLDLFPALRELLGRAAGLLSGGQRQQLAIARALITEPRLLILDEPTEGIQPSVVTEIERTIVDLTRRGGLSVLLVEQHVGFALDVAGGYYVLASGRVRASGAGGGAAAVDVRSAMAI
- a CDS encoding glycosyltransferase family 4 protein → MHLLVPGDVDDPLRPSGGNAYDRRIRDGLRRTGRPVHQVTLPGDWPEPGPASCARLARELAALPDGATVLLDGLVACAVPEVLVPEAARLDVVVLVHLPLGEEPGAPAGLPEREGPVLRAARAVIATSPWTADRLAGRHRLDPAAVHVAVPGTAPAEIAPGTDGAGSLLSVGSLGPTKGHDLLVDALTAVREHDWRCRIVGPERRSPGFGAALRRTLGERGLERRIILAGPRSGAALDAEYAVADLLVAPSRVESYGMVVTEALARGIPVLAGRTGGLPDALGEAAVPELLVPTGDPAGLTTALRRWLTDPGLRQRARELALARRDTLRGWDLAVAEVDAALAGTRPAALR
- a CDS encoding AraC family transcriptional regulator, whose product is MWTGIEGIDEAGHGVAGPARVWVGSGWAAYVGPSLRLAPHRGAVTCLALGIDDDLTVEVAERAPVTAGSALIPAGLRHRISTGPGRVAFVYLEPRGAGHVECASRMSLGGTADHPIAAGHDREAALIESARRGDIETMRALAIGPGGGGVPDPRIVRVLDLLHRPGGADTPTAELAARSRLSVAHLLRVFGREVGVGLQAYRRWARMRTVAAVLAAGGDLTRAAADAGFATPSHLSSAFRTMFGLAPSRLLGAGSGVGIVVHDASGAPAPPFIGRSPGRSSGGGGTGQDHRGQQARGHDLDQGVEPDRVERRRAVEYP
- a CDS encoding 6-pyruvoyl trahydropterin synthase family protein — its product is MFSITVRDHFMIAHSFRGEVFGPAQRLHGATYVVDATFRRRELDADGIVVDIGRATDELKAILAELDYRNLDEEPVFDGVNTSTEFLAKVVADRLAERVHAGALGEGARGLAGLAVSLSESHVASAAYERDL
- a CDS encoding phosphopantetheine adenylyltransferase, which translates into the protein MTITRRHLVSALMLTIGVVHLAPGLVGLSTSGLRALYGAAVSDDPTLLTMLRHRSVLLALVGAGLVAAVRRPGWCAPALVAAGTSMVSFVALHLLYRSPELTTVAVVDGVALAALVVVYRHRDLLTPAGRTARDVEVS
- a CDS encoding glycoside hydrolase family 140 protein, with translation MTVGVLVAAGATGPTPSRVSLSLQETAQQDPPAPPAVTGPPRMEIDGRFFTAGGEPLFWLGDTAWALLGKLDRSDTVRYLDARSEQGYNVIQTVAIFPQAGANRPIRGDVRSAPEHEDFWDNVGFVIDAAAERGMYLAIHPVWGDKQTGSVVNEGNARDYGRFLGERFGDRDNVTWTLGGDHPAGGEERLWGNLADGLRAGGATQLTTYHPQGDQTSAQWFAGADWLDFHMIQGGHCLRYGVRQRLVDTTYDARPAKPFIDGEPIYEEHPYCWESDRGFSTAQDVRRDAWWAVLGGAAGHTYGAHSVWQFNDGGRGELGARGSWTDALRLPAGGQMAHLRELMESLPFQLGEPDQSVITSETGSGKDRIVANRASDGSYVLVYSPAGGDFALDPAATAGLTSLRWFDPRTGAFQDAAPGERFDPPSGEDWVLLLRR
- a CDS encoding RibD family protein, which translates into the protein MTGTATTAESVAAELVGPFRAHRGRPHVVLKYAQTLDGRIAAVGGDSKWISCEPERAVSHAVRARCDAVVVGSGTAVRDDPRLDVRLVPGESPLRVVIDSTLRTPTGAQVLSGPPDTVLITTARASAADRERISRAGAGIREVPAAPGGVDLPAALAVLHAEGIRSVMVEGGARLLTALLAAELADRIVVGIAPRIIGTGVEAIGDLGVHRVADGIALRRACLHSVEDDVLVAYDVLG